One Candidatus Methanoperedens sp. DNA window includes the following coding sequences:
- the flaJ gene encoding archaellar assembly protein FlaJ — protein sequence MDTKVIFHCLGISQKNYFMNFVIPITILAFLFPVVMLLIVPSVMEGVLFLGVMLVPIALFSIVIIYPISSLEGKKKEIDNNIHYYITHMGVLATSQMTRVDLLLKLSHTEAYGYLAKETGRIYALVFYWHVSFPVACRFIAQRTPSILFSDFLDRMAHSVQAGQDFREFVLSEQAVVMKDFVTMYQDCLNSIDMIKEMFISMCMSLIFIVAFAIIMPIITGMDSILLLGGAIFLFISTEFVILLYARSKVPADRIWHTLEIETIADRRIKWSMPVSLSLCIIVTGIVVPFSNLPTTIMFATSITPLLLTGLIARTEENKIKRYDNNFGAFIRSLGGAAGSRSGLILESLKELTTHDFGPLSENVNNLYKRLRTRLNTPRSWEHFAAGTGSNLIERFATMFVEGTNVGGKPTLIGDIISQNFISILSMRKLRYSSASSLIGVLYGMTAGIAATMFLAVSIISMLAKMFSNVSIPDIDIGISIATISATNIPLMTTMLMIMMMCHSLMSAMLIRIVDGGHHFNTYTHFVGLVWISALTAELTLQGMGPLLGM from the coding sequence ATGGACACAAAAGTCATATTCCATTGCCTCGGGATCTCACAAAAAAACTATTTTATGAATTTTGTGATCCCGATAACCATTTTAGCGTTTTTATTTCCAGTTGTAATGCTGTTAATTGTTCCTTCAGTCATGGAAGGAGTTCTTTTCCTGGGTGTAATGCTTGTCCCTATTGCACTATTTTCAATCGTGATAATATATCCCATATCAAGCCTGGAAGGGAAAAAAAAGGAAATTGACAATAATATCCATTACTATATTACACATATGGGTGTTCTTGCTACATCCCAGATGACAAGGGTTGATCTTTTGCTCAAGCTTTCCCATACTGAAGCTTATGGTTATCTGGCAAAAGAGACAGGAAGGATATATGCTCTTGTTTTCTACTGGCATGTAAGTTTCCCTGTGGCATGCAGGTTCATAGCCCAGCGGACACCTTCCATTCTTTTTTCGGATTTTCTTGACAGGATGGCGCATTCTGTCCAGGCAGGACAGGATTTCAGGGAGTTCGTATTATCCGAGCAGGCTGTGGTAATGAAGGATTTTGTGACTATGTACCAGGACTGTTTAAATTCTATAGATATGATAAAAGAAATGTTCATTTCAATGTGCATGTCTCTTATATTCATAGTAGCATTCGCTATTATCATGCCAATAATTACCGGCATGGATTCCATATTACTGCTTGGTGGCGCGATATTCTTATTCATAAGTACGGAATTTGTAATATTGTTATACGCCAGGTCAAAGGTGCCTGCTGACAGGATATGGCATACACTTGAGATCGAGACAATTGCCGACCGCAGGATCAAATGGTCTATGCCAGTCTCTTTATCCCTCTGTATAATCGTTACCGGGATTGTTGTCCCATTCTCCAATTTACCCACAACTATAATGTTTGCCACTTCGATAACCCCTTTATTACTTACAGGACTGATAGCGCGGACTGAGGAAAATAAAATAAAAAGATATGATAATAATTTTGGGGCATTCATCCGTTCTCTTGGTGGGGCTGCCGGGTCAAGAAGCGGACTTATTCTTGAGTCATTGAAAGAATTAACTACCCATGATTTCGGTCCGCTTTCAGAAAATGTAAATAACCTGTATAAGAGGCTCAGGACAAGGCTCAATACTCCGCGTTCATGGGAGCATTTCGCTGCAGGAACGGGGAGTAATCTGATCGAACGCTTTGCAACGATGTTCGTGGAAGGAACAAATGTGGGAGGGAAACCAACTTTAATCGGAGATATCATAAGCCAGAATTTTATAAGTATACTTTCAATGAGAAAATTGAGATACAGCAGCGCTTCAAGCCTCATAGGCGTGCTTTATGGCATGACCGCAGGAATTGCAGCGACTATGTTCCTCGCTGTGTCTATAATTTCAATGCTGGCAAAAATGTTTTCAAATGTTTCGATCCCTGATATCGATATAGGGATTTCAATCGCTACGATATCGGCTACTAATATTCCACTGATGACAACAATGTTGATGATAATGATGATGTGTCATTCACTTATGTCTGCAATGTTAATAAGAATTGTTGATGGAGGGCATCATTTTAATACCTATACTCATTTTGTGGGACTTGTCTGGATTTCTGCGCTGACTGCTGAATTGACACTCCAGGGAATGGGGCCGCTGTTGGGTATGTGA
- a CDS encoding response regulator, producing MTGKILLVDDAPFMRMMLKKILAPSGNELIEAVDGSDGVSKYKQYKPDLVFLDIVMPDVDGIECLKQIMEYDSKARVIICGSIGQETVVDEAIKIGAVDYIIKPFDTAKVLAVLDKNMPG from the coding sequence ATGACTGGAAAAATATTGCTTGTGGATGATGCACCTTTTATGAGAATGATGCTGAAAAAAATCCTTGCTCCGAGTGGAAATGAATTAATTGAAGCTGTTGATGGATCAGATGGGGTGTCTAAATATAAGCAATATAAACCTGATCTTGTATTCCTGGATATAGTGATGCCAGATGTTGACGGCATAGAATGCCTGAAACAAATAATGGAATATGATAGTAAAGCCAGAGTCATTATTTGCGGCTCGATAGGGCAGGAGACAGTAGTAGATGAGGCAATTAAAATCGGTGCAGTGGATTATATTATCAAGCCATTTGATACAGCAAAAGTCCTGGCAGTCCTTGATAAAAATATGCCAGGCTGA
- a CDS encoding response regulator, whose translation MAGKILLVDDAAFMRMMLKKIIAPTGHELLEAVDGSDGVAKYKENKPNLVFCDIVMPNVDGIECLKQIMAIDSNAKVVMCSSIGQQTVVNDAIKIGARDFIVKPFDAAKVLEAVSKNM comes from the coding sequence ATGGCTGGAAAAATATTACTGGTGGATGATGCGGCATTCATGAGAATGATGCTTAAGAAGATCATTGCACCAACAGGACATGAATTGTTAGAAGCGGTCGATGGTTCGGATGGTGTTGCAAAATACAAGGAAAATAAACCAAATCTTGTATTCTGTGATATAGTCATGCCAAACGTTGATGGTATTGAATGCCTGAAGCAAATAATGGCTATAGACAGTAATGCAAAAGTCGTTATGTGCAGTTCGATCGGGCAGCAAACTGTAGTAAATGATGCGATCAAGATCGGGGCAAGGGATTTTATTGTAAAACCATTTGACGCTGCAAAAGTTCTGGAAGCTGTTTCTAAAAATATGTGA
- a CDS encoding chemotaxis response regulator protein-glutamate methylesterase, whose amino-acid sequence MSRIRVLVVDDSAFMRKIIVNILGSSPDIEIIGKAKNGQEAIEKITQLRPDVVTMDVEMPVLDGLQALGYIMSECPTPVIMLSGAESNQADLTLTAFQYGAVDFIQKPSGNISLDMDTKKDELIKKVKAAANVAVHKLGFIEEKKVNVHKKEKIESVPRVRTKKLIIIGSSTGGPRALQQVIPFLPSNLHAPVLVVQHMPPGFTKSLADRLNSQSTLKVREAADGDVLEMGTVYIAPGDFHMIVRQQNINGDLREVVTLTKTEKVQGVRPSIDVLLNSVAPIFKENTLGVILTGMGSDGTNGIRKLKSEGGKVIAEDESTCVVYGMPRSIIDQKLADHILPIDKIAQSITENI is encoded by the coding sequence ATGTCCAGGATAAGAGTTCTTGTCGTTGATGATTCAGCGTTCATGCGAAAAATCATAGTTAATATTCTGGGATCATCTCCTGATATAGAAATTATAGGCAAGGCAAAAAACGGACAGGAAGCAATAGAAAAGATAACTCAGCTTCGGCCTGATGTAGTCACTATGGATGTTGAAATGCCTGTTCTTGATGGGTTACAGGCACTTGGTTATATAATGAGTGAGTGTCCCACTCCCGTTATTATGCTAAGTGGTGCGGAATCGAACCAGGCCGATCTTACTTTGACAGCTTTTCAATATGGAGCAGTTGATTTCATCCAGAAACCTTCAGGGAATATAAGCCTTGATATGGATACGAAAAAAGATGAATTGATAAAAAAAGTTAAAGCGGCTGCAAATGTGGCTGTCCATAAGCTCGGATTCATAGAAGAAAAGAAAGTAAACGTTCACAAGAAAGAAAAGATCGAATCCGTACCAAGAGTCAGGACTAAAAAACTAATAATAATAGGTTCTTCCACAGGAGGACCCAGGGCATTACAGCAGGTCATACCCTTTTTACCTTCCAATCTTCATGCTCCTGTTCTTGTTGTACAGCACATGCCTCCCGGATTTACCAAATCCCTCGCAGACCGTTTGAATTCCCAGTCCACGCTAAAAGTGAGAGAGGCTGCTGATGGTGATGTCCTGGAGATGGGAACTGTTTATATAGCTCCCGGGGATTTCCATATGATTGTAAGACAGCAAAATATTAATGGCGATCTCAGGGAAGTAGTCACACTCACAAAGACTGAAAAGGTACAGGGTGTACGGCCTTCTATTGATGTTCTTCTTAATTCTGTGGCGCCGATTTTTAAAGAAAATACACTTGGGGTAATACTTACAGGAATGGGTTCTGATGGTACAAATGGTATCAGGAAACTAAAATCAGAAGGCGGCAAGGTGATAGCCGAGGATGAATCAACATGCGTGGTTTATGGCATGCCAAGGTCTATAATCGACCAGAAACTGGCAGATCACATTTTACCAATTGACAAAATTGCTCAGAGCATAACGGAAAATATATAG
- a CDS encoding chemotaxis protein CheA has product MDDMDEYKEMFAVESEEHLQSMNDALLSLEKDPANSETINVMFRAAHTLKGMSATMGYVNIKELTHNMENLMDRVRKNEIELDSSAIDVLFECLDTLEKMVETPEKSSEIDIASLVDKLSKNNSGSVPLKDEQPVVANNASNNPGEKPETGNIYEITVTLHESCMLKSARSTVVMRNLSEIGEIIETVPSIKDLEDEKFDREFKVIISTTEDAKKLEDAAKKVSEISKVEVKPHTGSKPREKAEDKTNVTEGSKTSIKSVQSVRVSIERLDSLMNLVGELIINKIRLMQLASVHKLDDLEETLASLNRLTNDLQEEIMASRMVPIEQIFNRFPRMVRDLAKNQGKEIDLVMEGGDIELDRTVLDEIGDPLVHILRNCIDHGIESPEVRKQNGKNEKGTIKLTARREKNHVAIEAVDDGKGMDPQKMRETAVKKGLMTQEEAAKLSDIEAINLSFMAGFSTAEKVTEISGRGVGMDVVRTKIGGMGGSIKLESVLGKGTLMRLKLPLTVAIIHSLMVKVGSDIYAIPITNVIRDLSIKKEEIKTIKGEEVVLIRGDVLPLIRLHNIFDIKSNGSQELLVVVVERAGSNVGLVVDQVIGQQEVIIKNLDNNILKGVKGFAGATILGDGNVALILDVGTLL; this is encoded by the coding sequence ATGGATGACATGGATGAATATAAGGAAATGTTCGCAGTCGAATCCGAGGAACATCTCCAATCAATGAATGATGCACTTCTCAGTCTTGAAAAAGATCCGGCGAACAGTGAAACAATAAATGTGATGTTCAGGGCAGCCCATACCCTAAAAGGCATGTCTGCAACAATGGGTTATGTAAATATTAAAGAACTTACCCATAACATGGAAAACCTGATGGACAGGGTCAGGAAGAATGAAATAGAGCTTGATTCATCTGCAATAGATGTCCTTTTCGAGTGTCTTGATACACTTGAAAAAATGGTGGAAACACCGGAGAAATCCTCAGAGATTGATATTGCTTCTCTAGTTGATAAATTATCAAAAAATAATTCAGGGTCTGTTCCATTAAAGGATGAGCAACCAGTTGTAGCTAATAATGCATCTAATAATCCCGGGGAAAAACCCGAAACAGGCAATATTTATGAAATAACCGTGACACTTCATGAATCCTGCATGCTTAAATCTGCCAGGTCAACCGTAGTGATGAGAAATCTATCTGAGATTGGCGAAATCATTGAAACGGTTCCTTCGATAAAGGATCTGGAAGATGAAAAATTCGATCGGGAATTCAAGGTCATAATTTCGACAACAGAAGATGCCAAAAAATTAGAAGATGCAGCAAAAAAAGTATCCGAGATATCAAAAGTGGAAGTTAAACCTCACACAGGCTCTAAACCCAGGGAAAAAGCAGAAGATAAAACGAATGTTACTGAGGGAAGTAAGACCTCTATAAAAAGCGTACAAAGTGTGCGGGTAAGTATAGAACGCCTGGATTCGTTGATGAACCTCGTAGGGGAACTTATTATAAACAAAATCCGGTTAATGCAGCTTGCCAGTGTGCATAAACTGGATGATCTTGAGGAGACGCTTGCCAGTCTTAACCGTCTTACAAATGACCTCCAGGAAGAGATCATGGCATCGAGGATGGTGCCTATTGAACAGATATTTAACCGGTTCCCGAGAATGGTAAGGGATCTTGCTAAAAATCAGGGGAAAGAGATCGATCTGGTCATGGAAGGCGGGGATATTGAACTTGACCGTACAGTACTTGATGAAATTGGAGACCCGCTTGTGCATATCCTGAGGAATTGCATTGACCACGGTATTGAATCTCCTGAAGTAAGGAAGCAGAATGGCAAGAACGAGAAAGGAACGATCAAATTGACTGCAAGGCGGGAAAAAAATCATGTTGCTATTGAGGCAGTTGATGATGGCAAAGGGATGGACCCGCAAAAGATGAGAGAAACTGCTGTAAAGAAAGGATTGATGACACAGGAAGAAGCAGCAAAACTTTCTGATATTGAGGCGATAAACCTGTCATTTATGGCCGGATTCAGTACTGCTGAGAAGGTAACGGAAATCTCCGGAAGAGGAGTAGGGATGGATGTGGTGCGGACAAAGATCGGAGGAATGGGCGGGTCGATCAAACTTGAATCTGTCCTGGGGAAAGGAACATTGATGAGACTCAAGCTTCCTTTGACTGTTGCGATCATTCATTCACTGATGGTTAAGGTTGGTTCTGATATCTATGCCATACCTATTACCAATGTTATAAGGGACCTGTCAATTAAGAAAGAAGAAATAAAGACGATCAAGGGTGAAGAAGTAGTTCTGATACGGGGAGATGTCCTGCCTCTGATCCGGTTACATAATATCTTCGATATTAAAAGCAATGGCTCTCAAGAACTTCTTGTGGTTGTAGTAGAACGTGCAGGCAGTAATGTAGGGCTGGTAGTAGACCAGGTTATCGGCCAGCAGGAGGTAATAATCAAGAACCTTGATAATAATATATTAAAGGGAGTTAAAGGATTTGCAGGAGCC